Proteins encoded together in one Acidimicrobiales bacterium window:
- a CDS encoding response regulator has product MPVTTVLVVDDDPVIQTLLQVNFEMEGYTVVDAVDGVEGLERARAELPDVVVLDIMMPKMNGLEVASALKADPVTAGIPVILLSAKAQESDIRAGQSTGAEDYITKPFDPLDLLDRVAALITKQRS; this is encoded by the coding sequence ATGCCCGTAACCACGGTCCTGGTCGTGGACGATGACCCCGTGATCCAGACACTGCTGCAAGTGAACTTCGAGATGGAGGGCTATACCGTCGTCGACGCAGTGGACGGTGTCGAGGGGCTCGAACGGGCGCGGGCGGAGCTCCCTGACGTGGTGGTTCTGGACATCATGATGCCCAAGATGAACGGCCTCGAGGTGGCCTCGGCGCTCAAAGCCGATCCGGTCACGGCTGGCATCCCTGTCATCCTTCTCTCGGCAAAGGCGCAGGAATCCGACATCAGGGCCGGTCAGTCGACCGGGGCCGAGGACTACATCACCAAGCCCTTCGACCCCCTCGATCTCCTTGATCGCGTCGCCGCCCTGATCACCAAGCAGCGGTCTTGA